Sequence from the Actinomycetes bacterium genome:
GGGCGCAGCCGGACCCAGCCGGGCGCGTCGGGCAGCGTCGGGGTGGGCTCATCCTCGACCAGCCGCAGCAGGCCGCCTCGTCCCCACCCGACGTGCTTGCCCCGGCCCTGGGGCAGCTTCTGGGCCGCGGCGGTGAGGACGTAGCGCTGGGGCGTGAGCTCAGCGAGGACGGCGCGCATGACGGTCGCTCCTGTTCGGGGGTGACGGGTCAGTGAGAGAGGACGGGTTGCTCGGCGGCGGTGGCCAGGCCGCGCACCAGGGTGCGCAGCAGCGTGGCCGTGGCGGCCCGGGTGCCGGGGAGCCGGGCCCAGAACTGCCCCTCCCAGGTCAGCTCGGTGCCGCCGCCGGGCAGCGGCTCTAGCGTCACGAAGCCGTGGTAGGAGCGTCGGCCGGGCGCCCCATCGGCGGTGTACTCGAACCGGTAGGGCTCTTCGGCGGCGACGACGAGCTCGGTGAGGCTGAGCCCGGCCGGGCCGCCGGACAGCCGACGGACCGTGCCGACCTCGCCGCCGTCCGCGGGCCGACTGAGTACCTGGCACTCCCTGAACGGCGACCACGTCGGCATCCGCTCGTGGTCGACGAGCAGCTGCCAGACCCGTTCCGGTGGGGCGCCCACGATCTCCCTGGCACTGGCCCTGAGGATCGGTGCTGGCCGGGGCACGAAGCCGAGCTCGAGCAGGTTGAAGGGGTTGACCGGCAGCTTCTTCCCGGGCCGCGAGTGGTAGAGCAGCTCGATGCTGAAGCCCATGGGGTCGTTGACGTAGGAGCACGACCACACCGGTTTGATCGTTGCCGGTGGCGGGGCGTTGGGCGGGATCCCGGCCGCCTCGCACCGGGCGACCAGTGACGTGACGGCGTCGTAGGTGGGCAGGCCGAGGGCGATGTTGAGCAGCCCGTGGTCGCTGATCCGGTAGCCCGGCGGCCACGGCGCGCCGACCGGGTCGAGGTAGCGCACGACCTCGATGAACACGTCCCCGGCGCGCAGCACGAATGACTCCCGGGTTGCGCCGGCCAGCCCCCACAGCGCCTCGTGCTCGGGCCCGTGCAGCCGGACGTCGGTGACCTCGGGCAGGCCCAGCACCTGGCTCCAGGTCCGGCGGGCCCGCTCCAGGTCAGGCACCGACAGCGTGACGAACCGGGTGACCACCGGAACGTCGGCGTACGGACGGGCCCGTGGGTCACCGGAGCGGGGGTCGTCCTCCATGGCCTCCAGGAGCACGCCGTCGGGGTCGCGAACGCAGACCCGCCGCGTCCCCGGCTCGCCGATCGGGTCGCTGAGCAGCGGGGTGCGCCGTCGGGCCAGCCGCTTCAGGGTGGCGTCGAAGTCGGCGACGTGGATACCGATGGTGGTGTAGCCGATGTCGCAGGGCCGCCAGTCGGCGGGCAGCGGCTGGGCCGTGGGCTTGCTGAACTGGAACAGCTCGAGCTGGAAGAACTCCTGCTGGTCCATCAGCCACCAGCACGTGCTCGTCGCCTGCGGCAGGCCCTGTACCTTGTCCGAGCCGAGCAGCGGGATGAACATGTTCGTCCCGCCGGACTCCTGGTAGCCGAACACATCGCGGTACCAGCGCTGGGACCGCTGCACGTCCGCGACGCTGAGAGCGATCTGGTTGAGCGGCACCTCGGTCATGGCTGTGCTCCGTTCACGGGCCAATACCGACCACCTGCGCGCCTCACTTGAGGACCTTGACGGCGGTGACGATGCGCTCGGCGTTCGGCAGCGCCGCGTACTCCAGGTGCGGGGCGAACGGGAGCGTCCCCTCGACGGCGACCCGCGCGTAGCGGGCCGGAATCCCGGCCTCCAGCAGCAGCGCGGCGATCTCGCCGCTGAGCCCACCGCGGACGTAGTCCTCGTCGACGACGACGACCCGCCCCGCCGCGCGGGCCTGTTCCAGCACGGCGTCGGCGTCCAGCGGGGACACCCAGCGCAGGTCGAGCACCGAGGCCTCGATCCCCGAGCCGGCCAGCACCTCGGCGGCCTGCAGGCAACGGTGCACCCCGACGCCGACGCTGACCAGGGCCACGTCGGACCCCTCGCGGCGCAGCGCAGCCTGGCCGATCGGCAGCGGCGTCAGCGGCACGGGGACCTCCCCCTCGGCGCCGTCCGCCGGCACGAGCTGGCTGAAGTCGACGGTGGGTCGGCTGGCGCCACCCAGGTAGTCCAGCCACTGCTCGGACAGCAGCTGGTGCTCCAGGAACACCACGACCTCGTCGGAGCGCACCGCGGTCAGCATGAGCCGGGCGGCGTCGGCGGGGGTGGAGGGGCAGACCACGTGGATGTTCGGGTAGGCGGAGATCTGGCCCCACAGGGTCTGCGAGTGCTGCCCGCCGTCGGTGTACCAGCCGCCGCAGCCGGCGCGGACGACGAGCGGCACCTGCCAGCGGCCGCCGGAGAAGTCCCGGAACTTCGAGGCCGCGTTCACCAGGCCGGACCAGCCGACCGCCAGGAAGTCGACGAGCATAATCTCGACGACGGGACGCAGGCCGGCCATGGCGGCACCGATACCTGCATAGAGGAAGGCCGCCTCGCTGATCGGGGTGTCCCGCACCCGGTCCGGCCCGAACCGGGCGAGCAGGTCGCGGTGGATGAGCTGGACGTCCTCCCCCCAGGTGAGGATCCGGTCGTCTGCGGCCATCGCCTCGCCCAGGCCGAAGTCGACGGCCTGCCCGTACCTCATGACGGTCATCGGGCACCGCCCCGGGCCACGCCGAACGTCGGTCGGGAGCTGATGGCCGCGCGTGCCTGCGTGATGGCCCGCTGGACCGCCGCGCGCTCCTGCTCCTCGATGCGGTCGGCAGTGGCGTCGTCGAGCAGCCGCCGTCCGTGGCGCAGCGGGTCCAGCCGGGCCCGCAGCGTGTAGTCCCGGGCAGCCCGCGCGCCGCGCAGGCTGAGGACCTTGGCCGCCGCAAGCCGGTCGGCGCGGCTTCCACCAGTGTCCGCTCGTGCGGCCTCGATCATCGACGGACCCAGCTCCTTGGCCTGGCCGGCTGGGTCCTTCAGCAGCCGCAGGATCGGGTCTCCCTCGAAGTGGCCGCCCGGCCGGTGGCAGGTGACGTGGAGGAAGCCCGGGCCGTGGCCCTTGCGGGCCCGCGCGACCAGGACCCCGGCCACCCGGGAGACGTCCTCGACCCTGCCCCCGTCGGCGCTCTCCACGGCCAGCCCGAAGGAGCGGGCCCGGCCTGCGAGGTCCCCGCCGGTCATCTCCGTCGTGTAAGTGGTGATGGACCACTTGTTGTCCTTGCACACGAACACAACGGGCAGCGTCCAGGCGGCCGCCAGGTTGTACGCCTCCATGAGCATCCCCTGGTTCGCCGCCGCCTCGCCGTGAAAGGCGACAGCGACCCGGCCGGGCCGTAGCCGCGCGTGCGCGATCGCGTGCCCCACGGCCAGCGGGCCGCTGGTCCCCACGATCCCGTCGGCAGCAGCGGGCAGGTCCGGATCCATCAGGTGCATGTGCCCGGCGTGGCCCCGGTTTAGCCCGTCCTCCGAGCCCAGCACCTCGATCATGATCGCCTTGATGTCGGTGCCCCGGCCGACCAGGGGAGCGGTGTTCCGGTGGTCCAGCGCCATCGAGTCACGGCCGCTCAGATGCGCCAGGACGCCGGTGTTGATGCCTTCCTCGCCGATCCCACTGTGGTACTCGCCGGGCACCAGCCCGTCGGCCCAGGCCTGCGCCAACGCCTCGTCCACTAGGCGCATCCGCACCATCGTCCGGTAGGCCCTAACCGGGTCGAAGCCCGAGGGAAGAGTCATGGCCACCTCCACGCTCACGGGGTCTGCGGCCCACCCGCCCGTGCCGAAAGCCGCTGTCGCGTGGCGCAGACGTAGGTAAGGCTGACACTACGCGTGACCCTCGAGCGGCGTCCGGCCGTCGCAAACGATGGCGACGACGAACCCCGGGATCGCCAAGAGAGCGACGCCGGGGGTGTTGCGCCGCCCTAACCAGTGGCGGCCGGCCCGGACGGGTCGGGAGCTGTAGTGGTTGGCTCCGTGGCCGGCGGTCGGGGCGGGCGCCGTCGGGTCGGTTCGCCGGTCGCCCGGGCGGCGACCCGGCGGGCCGCGGCCGCCCGCTGCAGCCGCGGCACGACCCAGACGACGTAGGCGGTCGAGACCACCCCCAGGGCGATCACCACCAGGGCCGGGACTGGTGAGAACCTGGTCGGATCTTGGGGGTCGGACAAACCGGAGGCCATCGCCAGGCCGGCGAACAGCACGGTCCCGCCGCCGGCCAGTACGGGTGCCGCGCGCAGCCGGAACCCCCGCGGCGGGGTATCCCTGCGACGGAGCTTCAGCAGTGCCGCCGAGGCGATCGCGAACACGGCGGCCTCCAGCGCGGCGCCGACCGCGACGAGTAGCAGCCACTGGCCGGTGGCGAACACCAGGGCCCCGACCACGGCGGACGCGGCTGCCAGCACGAGCACGGACAGCCACGGCACCGCGCGTAGGTTCAATCGCGCGAACGGGCGCGGCAGGTTGTTCTCCCGGGCCGCGGCGTAGACGAAACGAGACGCCACGAGGAAGCCGCCGTTGAAGGTGTTGATGGCGGTCAGCACGGTGACCGCAAGCATCCAGATCTCACCGAGCCGTCCGAGCGCGGCCTGACCGAGTAGCAGCTGCGGGTAGGGGCTGCCGTGAGCGGCGTTCTTGGGCACCAGATGGTCCAGGCCCAAGGAGAACATCGTGGCGGTCAGCCAGATCAGCGCCGGTGCGATGAACAGTCCGCGGGTGATGACCTTGGGGGTGCGGGCCTCCTCCGCGGTTGTCGTCACCCATTCGAACGCCGCGAACAGGAAGAGTCCGAATGCGATGGCCTGGAAGCCACTCAGTGGGCCGGCGCCGAACAGTGCGAACGGAGCCGTGAACGCCATCCCCGGGTGGACCAGCGCGGCGATCGAGACGACCACGGTGGAGGCCAGCACGGTGTACGTGACGATGCTCTGCACCCGCCCCGCCAGCCGGACACCGCGCAGGTTGAGGACGGTGGCGAGGGCGAGCAGCACCAGGATCCACAGGTAGGCCAGCACCGGCGGCTCACCGAGCATGTGCTGGATCGCCGCGCCGATGAGGAACGCGTCAGCGGCGATGACCAAGATCACGGTGCTCATGTAGGTGAAGGTCGCGATGAGCGCGAAGCGCACGCCGAAAGCGCCGGCGACGTAGAGCCGGACCCCTGCAGCGGTAGGCCACATGCTGTTGAGCTCGCTGAACACGCCGGCCACGACGAGGGCGATCCCGCCACCAACCAGGATCGCCAGCCAGCTGCTGGCCCCTGCGGCGTAGGTGCCGATGGACACGATGCCGAGGAAGTTGATCGCGGCGAACGCCAGTCCGGCCGAAGTGGCGGTGGCCGTCACCGCACCGATCGAGCGGCGCAGGGCGGGTGGCTGGCCCGTCGGGGTTAGCGGCGGGCCGCCCGCCGTCGAAACGCCGGTGCTCACACGTCCGGCCAGATCACGTAACTGATCGCGTCGATCCGCATGATGTCCTCCTGCGAACCGCGGACCTGGATCTCCCCGCGCAGGTACCGCGGCATGGGGTTCAGGTCCCCCCAGAACATGTCGCAGAACGTCTCTGAGTCCGTCGTCACGACGATGTCGGGCACACCG
This genomic interval carries:
- a CDS encoding SRPBCC family protein, whose protein sequence is MTEVPLNQIALSVADVQRSQRWYRDVFGYQESGGTNMFIPLLGSDKVQGLPQATSTCWWLMDQQEFFQLELFQFSKPTAQPLPADWRPCDIGYTTIGIHVADFDATLKRLARRRTPLLSDPIGEPGTRRVCVRDPDGVLLEAMEDDPRSGDPRARPYADVPVVTRFVTLSVPDLERARRTWSQVLGLPEVTDVRLHGPEHEALWGLAGATRESFVLRAGDVFIEVVRYLDPVGAPWPPGYRISDHGLLNIALGLPTYDAVTSLVARCEAAGIPPNAPPPATIKPVWSCSYVNDPMGFSIELLYHSRPGKKLPVNPFNLLELGFVPRPAPILRASAREIVGAPPERVWQLLVDHERMPTWSPFRECQVLSRPADGGEVGTVRRLSGGPAGLSLTELVVAAEEPYRFEYTADGAPGRRSYHGFVTLEPLPGGGTELTWEGQFWARLPGTRAATATLLRTLVRGLATAAEQPVLSH
- a CDS encoding transketolase C-terminal domain-containing protein, translating into MRYGQAVDFGLGEAMAADDRILTWGEDVQLIHRDLLARFGPDRVRDTPISEAAFLYAGIGAAMAGLRPVVEIMLVDFLAVGWSGLVNAASKFRDFSGGRWQVPLVVRAGCGGWYTDGGQHSQTLWGQISAYPNIHVVCPSTPADAARLMLTAVRSDEVVVFLEHQLLSEQWLDYLGGASRPTVDFSQLVPADGAEGEVPVPLTPLPIGQAALRREGSDVALVSVGVGVHRCLQAAEVLAGSGIEASVLDLRWVSPLDADAVLEQARAAGRVVVVDEDYVRGGLSGEIAALLLEAGIPARYARVAVEGTLPFAPHLEYAALPNAERIVTAVKVLK
- a CDS encoding thiamine pyrophosphate-dependent dehydrogenase E1 component subunit alpha, which produces MTLPSGFDPVRAYRTMVRMRLVDEALAQAWADGLVPGEYHSGIGEEGINTGVLAHLSGRDSMALDHRNTAPLVGRGTDIKAIMIEVLGSEDGLNRGHAGHMHLMDPDLPAAADGIVGTSGPLAVGHAIAHARLRPGRVAVAFHGEAAANQGMLMEAYNLAAAWTLPVVFVCKDNKWSITTYTTEMTGGDLAGRARSFGLAVESADGGRVEDVSRVAGVLVARARKGHGPGFLHVTCHRPGGHFEGDPILRLLKDPAGQAKELGPSMIEAARADTGGSRADRLAAAKVLSLRGARAARDYTLRARLDPLRHGRRLLDDATADRIEEQERAAVQRAITQARAAISSRPTFGVARGGAR
- a CDS encoding APC family permease; this encodes MTATATSAGLAFAAINFLGIVSIGTYAAGASSWLAILVGGGIALVVAGVFSELNSMWPTAAGVRLYVAGAFGVRFALIATFTYMSTVILVIAADAFLIGAAIQHMLGEPPVLAYLWILVLLALATVLNLRGVRLAGRVQSIVTYTVLASTVVVSIAALVHPGMAFTAPFALFGAGPLSGFQAIAFGLFLFAAFEWVTTTAEEARTPKVITRGLFIAPALIWLTATMFSLGLDHLVPKNAAHGSPYPQLLLGQAALGRLGEIWMLAVTVLTAINTFNGGFLVASRFVYAAARENNLPRPFARLNLRAVPWLSVLVLAAASAVVGALVFATGQWLLLVAVGAALEAAVFAIASAALLKLRRRDTPPRGFRLRAAPVLAGGGTVLFAGLAMASGLSDPQDPTRFSPVPALVVIALGVVSTAYVVWVVPRLQRAAAARRVAARATGEPTRRRPPRPPATEPTTTAPDPSGPAATG